The Vanessa cardui chromosome 2, ilVanCard2.1, whole genome shotgun sequence genome contains the following window.
AGTGTGTTATAACTTACATAACCCTGTATTTCAGCTGAAACTGTTGCACCACTTTTGTCAATTATAGCATCTACTTCTTCAATGACATCGAAATATGCTTCATTATTAGCATACTTGACACCTGACCTTCTCCATGGAACATTCGAAAGCTGACCGGAAGGCAATATTGATGACACGCTAAAAAACACACAAACATTGTTTGATAAAGTAATGGTATATCTTCCAAAGACATGAGTAAAATACAAACGACTCATCCTGAGATCTCTGACACTATTAGGTCTGATCAAATTGTTATTTAGTATGGCGTCTCCTATAATCAAAAAGACTAGATCACTAAGAAAATATGATTGGAAATTTCAACTTTTGTGATTGGATAAGGGAGAAAATAACTGGTGGGATAAACataccataaaatataatattgcaatgtaaaaaatattataaaatagaacaGAAAATTAGTAAATGAATGTAGTATGAATGTAGTAGCATTTAAAGTATACAAGTATAAATCTCAAACTTTCACAAATAGctgctaataaaataaaagcaaaatattacttcaatttaaattataattagcattagatctaataaaatatagaatagatAAAAGGAAGAATAACTTTAAATGCAGTACTTACTTTGATTTACCAGTAACAGTATTAGCAATTGTTCTCAAAATATTAGGTGGCTTAATTAATTCCTTGAGAATGTTACTCTCAGTGGCCAATGGAAAACCATTGTCCAGCATTTCATCTAgcagctaaaataaaaaaaaaacaagaaccatttcatatttaatcatataataaagaaatatttaaaaagttaattcttACCTCATACACAAcaacataattttcttttattatagtcTCTGTACAATCGGAGAAATAATCCTgcaattatgaattttaaaattataattatagtttatattattccttctgtatctttttaatttttaaaccatACCTGAAATGTATCAACAACTCTATGCAAAAACTCTATGACAAAAAGTGGAGCAACCTCTTGTTTACTGACTGCTACAAGAGCAACACCGCCTCGCTGAATGGATATCAAGTAATGATGGGGAGCAGCAAGCACAGGTGGTACATCCTACAACAGAAATGCATTATCGTAAAATTATACtgtacaaaaattttaatttaaacatttgctaagtatttactttttttattgcaatattttagaaattaattaattgtaacatTATACTAATGTATGCTTTACTTACGTTAGGTGAAGCTCTTTGAGCttctaaataataatcacaTACTGATCTTGGAATGACGCTCCGCCAATGTTTTTCAAGAAATACATCACTGAAAAAGTATTTtagaatgatttttaaaaaatcaataaattagcATAACACGATACTTGACTTGTTAATTGCATACTTACCCAGAaggatttattataaacaaactgTGGATCATTTTTCCGTctataatatcttaaatttatttttaaatttttacattaagCGTATAAAGCTATTCTAACTACTAActcatttcataaaataatatattttttgataatttagtaaataagaaaaaataattaatatatctatattaattttcttttttattttaaatgaaaattataaataaattttattatagtattaaaaagTCACATCAGAATAGGACAAGTTTGACAAGTTGATATTGTTGTAATGTTGTATTTGACATTTTACGTTGACGTCCTCAACGATTAAAACTTTCACCACATCCACAGGTACATAATccatataatattacagattACACCAAGGAATTTTAATgcatttcattacatttaaatgtgtACAGAAATAACTCTTACTGGTACTATAACGTGGTAATGTACGTTGAAGGAACACGAAAGtagttttaattaagttattcaCACATATAAGATATCTAGCGAGATTGTGAACAGTCGAAAAAACATGCATTTCTTACTAAAAATGTAAACACACCGACCGAATATTATATTCAGCGCATTAAATGTACACTGCACATTTAACGCGctacttaaaattattcaacagTTGCAATCAgctaatatttatgtaacaaataatggatccttacaattttacgttgACATAAAAGTACAATTTTTGTTACGTACCTACCAAAAAGGTAAAAAGCATACATTCACAATTCACATCATTTTAGTCAAGATGATGGACTGAACAATAATGAAGTTTATGTGCTGCATTCTGCATTACTGCAATAGTGGACTGGAATGTCAACATCGTATTACTTGTTGACAAATCGTAACCAAGCGTATGATTTAAAACCTTTTCCATGAAAAAACACCTTACATTATCAGATGTcaatatatttactttcataGCGTTTGGCTTACCCCGAAGtatttaaatcacaaaaaatatgtaccaaacataaaaaagataaatctaacaatttaaaattgattacatACGCTCAAACAAAATCGCCTactgtctgtctatatgtatggttagatctttaaaattactcaatgggttttgatgcgtttttttaaaagatgtcTTGATTCCATATATttgagaaacactgataattttaaaagtaaatttttttgcGCTTAAATTGTACATTGCACACGCGCGAAGACGTGGCAGGTCgcaaattgtataatatatttagttaaatccTCAATGTAAATACTGATATCATACAGaagtaaatattcaataatatttttgtattgtatttttcaataatatttttataattaaaaataatgcctatgttgtaattaaaaaaagaaaaaattgcgTTTAAGTTAAAAAACTTGAATCTTTGTTTTTGGGATACTGATAAAAATAGTTAGATATAATGGATAGATTTTACCCCAAGGAATGTAGTACCCACacaaatgtattatacaaagaaatcttaaattaacataatatgttaagttaatctgtaaatattttgagaTTTCTCGCGAGCAAAACCACGGACAACTACTAGTTAaggatgaaaaataaaaacaaaagtaaactattttttcctttataaatgaattaaaatggcatacaaaaaagttatttcaatataaagacAAGAGATCTACCTACTCTTTCTTAggtatcaatataattttaattcattaaatctATATGCAGGTTAGTGTAAATAcgattttaataagaataatgtattttttaaatgtttaattgttcagaattattgtatagtaattatatcaataaatattaaaataatggatGGATTTCAATATAGCATTTAAACATATACTACTAGACTTAGACCCCCTGGACTATGAGGAGGCttagaacttattccaccatgctacTCTTGTTTGTGTTAATGTAAATACAAGTAGCAGAATGACATTTGACCGATACAGTTTCATTTCCTGTTTTCTTTCGCCTTTGAgcatataatagtaataattatgtgGAAATTTAGTGGTACTTGTCTAGCTTTCaacttcatttaaaattcaaatggcCTATGCACCCATAGattatacttttgttttaataaataacctagtttttaagatgataaaatcttttaaactatttCATGATTTCATAAATATGTTTGGCAGTTTCCTTACTTTAACTAATACGAATCTAATTAAGTATTTCAACAattatctaatttgtattttataaaccaatactattattttaaaccatattaagttttattaaaatgtatgtataataagaaaaaattaagaatatgttgataacattttattaataagcaagtaacctaattattaattagtattggCCTATAGGAAAATATTGTCTCGTAaatgttctttttaattaatttttgcaatttcttgaatttgaatattgatttaaattatcaaaagtaaatttttacTATGTTATTTCAAAAACTGATTACAGTGCATGACTTTAAGAGAATAAAACacctactattttattaatttttttattaagtcctCTCTTAAAACATACTTAACGGTTGGATTTAGCAACACGCTCCAACTCATCCTTTTTCTTAATAGCATAAGAGTTTGATGAACCCTTAGCGGCGTTAATAAGTTCATCAGCAACACACTCTGCAATTGTCTTAATGTTTCTGAATGCTGCTTCACGTGCTCCTGTGCACAACAACCAGATAGCTTGGTTCACACGACGAAGTGGGGACACATCCACAGCTTGACGACGCACTGTACCAGCACGACCGATTCTAGTGGAATCTTCACGAGGACCAGAGTTGATGATAGCTGTCACAAGAACTTGAAGAGGATTTTCGCCAGTCAGAAGATGGATGATCTCAAAAGCGTGCTTGACAATACGCACGGCCATCAATTTCTTGCCGTTGTTGCGTCCATGCATCATCAAGGAATTTGTCAAACGTTCGACAATAGGGCACTGCGCTTTACGGAATCGCTTTTGAGCGTATCTACCAGCCGAGTGTGGCAAGTATTTAGCGTATTTCTCCTTGACTGAAATGTAATCCTGTAGCGACATGTCTGAAACCTGGACATCATAACAGCTCCATCTCCCGAAAAGTTTAATTTCGGGAATGTCAGCCGGTTGTGGCAATGGCATGCTGTCGATGGCCATGCTGCCCGCCTCAGCACCATCATCGTTCCAGTTTTCCTCGGTCATTGTGaacaactaaaattaaatacacaatgtCACTAATGCACTATAAATGTCACTTTAAtcgaaaaatatacaaattgaatAGAAATAATACATACCTTTTCAcaaattacaagttataacCTCGTGTTGTCAAAAGAACACGAGCAAAAGGAAGTTAGCATTACGTAGATTTTCGGTCTTGCTATCATCAAAAACTtgccattaataaaaattaccaaaaaattattaaaatataaaactaacaacgaaaatatgtttaaaaaataaaaatgtttcgacTTTCCATgacgaaaaaataatatacgtgaattacatataacaaataCAAGTGATaagaagttttaaatttttatcactTACTTCTTGTTACATATTTTCTCGACTGAAAATTGTACACTaggcaaataaattaaaaaaatatttaaacctttTGTATAAACCTTATTGATTActtttccaaataaaaaaaaaaatttatgcaCTCTACAACTATCAACTACAtaattgtttacataaaaatcGGATACTCTTACTGTATGGCATTTTGAAATAATGCAGTTTGCATAAGATATAACTAAACCCattatatattgttgtttaatagattatattttgttttatatataaataaaatatttcaatgtatatttttaatttacaaaaaattaacttaacaaaaaatatattatttaaagaactAGGATAGTTCTATTATAATAGGTAAACGTGAAGAGATAAGAGATAAAGAGAAGCTTGTGTAACTGTTATAAATTTGTCGATCtttcatttaaatgaaatacatgTTGGAAAAGTCACACACCTTTCTTCTTATCAAGATCAGGAAGTACCGAATAGGTTTTTATTCCCTATGCAAATGCATGGATATGCTATATAAACGGCTTTATCCTTTGATTGCGAGGATTTTGATGAGTAATTTTTTTGAGGCTTTAAAGGTTAGCAGACCTgaacattttcaaaaattacTACGTGTCTCCACTCCCCTTTTTTCCTAGGGACCCCAATACTTTAAATTCGCTCTCAAGGGTCGGGCATACAAGCATagataaaacatatatactGAAATACTGCATACAAGACTGGTCATAGATTTTGGTTTGTTTTAAGGTCTATTCAAACcagtataattatttgtattaaatttgtcTGACTTCAGCTATCTCAATCTTTTACTTATACAATGCAATGAGGTATGCATAGTGTATAGAAatcaaaaaattgtattatttttgttgatgAGTTATACAAAAAACTGTATGATCTTAGTAAGACTTACTTGCTTCTCAAGAGAATCTATTTATGttaactgtttttaatattatttctatagaCTGTCTCCATTAAAAACAcagcattattaaaataaaaatgtataatagaaaaataacaatttgtattatgtacatatatttttataataacttgtgcttaattatatttcaatatcttactttattatatattaatatcatactcTAGTCAAAGTCTTCAATTTTCTAATCTAATTGTCATTGTGATCTACATAGTTGCTATTTCAATCATTTTTTCTATAGATGTCAGTTTTTCACGAGGTTTGCCAAGTTTTTTACCTTCTTCACActcatatttttcaattttttcccAACCACTCCAATCTATTACaggagtatttttattaataacatttttaactccAGCAAATCcatctttattataattgttacttttttttaaatcctcaCAGATTAACTTTGCAACTTGGAATGCATTACTCATTGTATGTAAAATAACTCCTACTGGTCCTGTACCTAGCCAACCAGCCACATAGAGCTTTGCAAATTCACTGTCTTCATTGTTTAAAACTCGGCCATTATCATTTATTACAACACCATTAGCACTAAATGGTAAATCTTCAACaactttaatacttttatatccAATGCTACGAAATGCTAgagaacaatttaaaatttctatttcatTGGTCGGAATGCATTTTTGATCTTCTATTTTGTCAcctgttaatttattaactgtTAATTCAATACCACTTAAGCAATTTCCTGAATTGACCAAAAATTTTTTTGGGCTCCTAAAAAATATTGGTTTGAATGACTTTTCATTTTCAACACCAGTATCATTATTCTCATTAAGTGATTTAAGCATAAGCTCTACCAATCTCTTTTTAGGTCTCTGCAAATCATTTACAGCTTCTGCAACACCTGCAAAATCATTTTCCCTCCAGACTGTGGCACAATTTTTAAGCTTAATTTGTTCACGGAGTTCCTTTATTGTAAATGCTACATTTAGTGGGCCTCTTCTTCCTACAAGATATAATTCCTTGATTTTTGATTCTGATAATGATTGCAGTGCATACTCTGTAATGTCCGTTTTTTTCAAAGTATCTAATGGTGACAATAATATTCTAGCAACATCAAGTGCTACATTTCCTTGACCAAGAATAGCTGCTACAGGTCCAGATAGATCAACctgaaattcatttatattttttgtataatatgtacaaataatccATCTATGTAATAAAAGCTATATATTTAGGAATACCTCGAGTTCTCTGTCTCTAGGATGCCCATTATACCATCCTACAAAATTTCTTGCAGCAATTATATTTGTCGCATCTTCATTTTCAATGCCTAAAGTCTTGTCTTCCTCTGCTCCATAAGtctaaaaatgtgtttatttcttacataattggtataaaaaagatataaaatgaataatt
Protein-coding sequences here:
- the LOC124537035 gene encoding LOW QUALITY PROTEIN: NADPH:adrenodoxin oxidoreductase, mitochondrial-like (The sequence of the model RefSeq protein was modified relative to this genomic sequence to represent the inferred CDS: substituted 2 bases at 2 genomic stop codons), translated to MNFKPLKSTFRLFSSYKNVPRVCVVGAGPAGFYAAMHLTKKLDNVCIDIIEKLPVPFGLVRYGVAPDHPEVKNVINQFTKFAQQTNVNFYGNITLGKDINLLQLRQHYDAVLLTYGAEEDKTLGIENEDATNIIAARNFVGWYNGHPRDRELEVDLSGPVAAILGQGNVALDVARILLSPLDTLKKTDITEYALQSLSESKIKELYLVGRRGPLNVAFTIKELREQIKLKNCATVWRENDFAGVAEAVNDLQRPKKRLVELMLKSLNENNDTGVENEKSFKPIFFRSPKKFLVNSGNCLSGIELTVNKLTGDKIEDQKCIPTNEIEILNCSLAFRSIGYKSIKVVEDLPFSANGVVINDNGRVLNNEDSEFAKLYVAGWLGTGPVGVILHTMSNAFQVAKLICEDLKKSNNYNKDGFAGVKNVINKNTPVIDWSGWEKIEKYECEEGKKLGKPLTLCIXFXLFTMTEENWNDDGAEAGSMAIDSMPLPQPADIPEIKLFGRWSCYDVQVSDMSLQDYISVKEKYAKYLPHSAGRYAQKRFRKAQCPIVERLTNSLMMHGRNNGKKLMAVRIVKHAFEIIHLLTGENPLQVLVTAIINSGPREDSTRIGRAGTVRRQAVDVSPLRRVNQAIWLLCTGAREAAFRNIKTIAECVADELINAAKGSSNSYAIKKKDELERVAKSNR